The following proteins come from a genomic window of Alnus glutinosa chromosome 10, dhAlnGlut1.1, whole genome shotgun sequence:
- the LOC133880137 gene encoding cyclin-U4-1-like, with protein MADLENPDVMMKLITFLSSLLQRVAESNDLNRRLQPQKISVFHGLSRPTITIQSYLERIFKYANCSPSCFIVAYVYLDRFAQRQAALPINSFNVHRLLITSVMVAAKFMDDMYYNNAYYAKVGGISTTEMNFLEVDLLFGLGFRLNVTPTTFHTYCSYLQREMMLQQPPVIVAEPSLNLGRSLKAHLCFNEDEPSHQKQQLAT; from the exons ATGGCAGATTTAGAAAACCCAGATGTGATGATGAAGCTGATAACATTTCTGTCTTCTCTTCTCCAAAGAGTGGCTGAGTCGAACGATCTCAACCGTCGACTCCAACCCCAGAAAATCTCAGTCTTCCATGGCCTATCTCGCCCGACCATCACCATCCAAAGCTACCTGGAGAGAATTTTCAAGTACGCCAATTGTAGCCCTTCTTGCTTCATCGTTGCATACGTTTATCTCGATCGCTTTGCTCAAAGGCAAGCCGCGTTGCCCATCAATTCCTTCAACGTTCATCGTCTTCTTATCACAAGTGTCATGGTGGCCGCCAAATTCATGGATGACAT GTACTACAACAATGCTTACTATGCAAAAGTAGGAGGAATCAGCACAACAGAAATGAACTTTCTTGAAGTGGACCTCCTATTTGGTTTGGGCTTCAGATTAAATGTGACACCCACCACCTTCCACACCTACTGCTCTTACCTCCAAAGAGAGATGATGCTGCAGCAACCTCCTGTTATTGTAGCAGAACCATCTCTAAATCTAGGGAGATCACTAAAAGCCCACTTGTGCTTCAATGAGGATGAACCCTCCCATCAAAAGCAACAACTAGCCACTTAA